The following coding sequences lie in one Microbacterium sp. XT11 genomic window:
- a CDS encoding Nramp family divalent metal transporter, giving the protein MPKSSASTLRSRGLWLLGPALVAGVAYLDPGNVASNMTAGAQYGYLLVWVVLAGNIMAWLIQYLSAKLGVVTGQSLPELLGARLRRPWARRAYWLQAELVAMATDLAEIIGGAVALNLLFGMPLLLGGVITGAVSMILLAVHSRRGPRHFEFVIIALMVIITVGFIAGVFIAPPDPAGVAGGLVPRFEDSGSVLLAASILGATIMPHAIYAHSSLARDRFGGDPRADAETRTLLTATRWDVTVAMVIAGSVNLGILLLAAANLAGVEGTDSLEGAHAALADGLGPVVATFFAVGLLASGLASTSVGAYAGAEIMHGLLRVRVPLLARRLVTLIPALVILGTGVDPTLALVLSQVVLSFGIPFALIPLVALTAQTRTLGAWANRTGTTIAGVAASVLLIALNGALLWLVLTGS; this is encoded by the coding sequence ATGCCGAAATCGTCCGCCTCAACGCTCCGCTCGCGCGGCCTTTGGCTCCTCGGCCCGGCGCTCGTGGCCGGCGTCGCCTACCTCGATCCAGGCAACGTCGCCAGCAACATGACCGCGGGCGCCCAGTACGGCTATCTGCTGGTCTGGGTCGTCCTGGCGGGCAACATCATGGCGTGGCTCATCCAGTACCTCTCGGCCAAGCTCGGGGTCGTGACGGGGCAGAGCCTTCCCGAGCTCCTCGGCGCTCGGCTCCGCCGCCCGTGGGCACGCCGCGCCTACTGGCTGCAGGCCGAGCTGGTGGCGATGGCGACCGACCTCGCGGAGATCATCGGCGGCGCGGTCGCCCTCAACCTCCTTTTCGGCATGCCTCTCCTGCTCGGCGGCGTCATCACGGGCGCGGTGTCGATGATCCTCCTCGCCGTGCACAGCCGGCGCGGTCCGCGGCACTTCGAGTTCGTGATCATCGCGCTCATGGTCATCATCACCGTGGGGTTCATCGCCGGAGTGTTCATCGCCCCGCCGGACCCGGCCGGTGTCGCCGGCGGCCTCGTGCCGCGCTTCGAGGACAGCGGTTCGGTGCTCCTCGCCGCGTCCATCCTCGGCGCGACGATCATGCCGCACGCGATCTATGCCCACTCCTCTCTCGCGCGCGACCGGTTCGGCGGCGACCCTCGGGCGGATGCCGAGACGCGCACCCTCCTGACCGCCACCCGCTGGGACGTCACGGTCGCGATGGTCATCGCCGGTTCGGTGAACCTCGGCATCCTGCTGCTCGCCGCGGCGAACCTCGCCGGCGTCGAAGGCACCGACTCGCTCGAAGGAGCGCATGCGGCCCTCGCCGACGGGCTCGGCCCCGTCGTGGCGACCTTCTTCGCGGTGGGGCTCCTCGCGTCGGGGCTCGCTTCGACCTCGGTGGGCGCCTACGCCGGCGCTGAGATCATGCACGGGCTCCTGCGCGTGCGCGTGCCGCTTCTCGCCCGTCGCCTTGTGACCCTCATCCCGGCGCTCGTGATCCTCGGCACCGGCGTCGACCCGACGCTCGCGCTCGTGCTCAGCCAGGTCGTGCTGTCGTTCGGCATCCCGTTCGCGCTGATCCCGCTCGTCGCGCTCACCGCCCAGACCCGCACGCTGGGCGCGTGGGCGAACCGCACGGGCACGACGATCGCCGGGGTCGCCGCCTCCGTCCTCCTCATCGCGCTCAACGGCGCCCTGCTGTGGCTGGTGCTCACCGGCTCGTGA
- a CDS encoding metal-dependent transcriptional regulator, producing MASPAADDYLKTVYAHTEWQDSPITPSVLAAKLGIAPSSVTEMVKKLASAGLVSHVPYGAVRLTDAGTQRALAVIRRHRLIETWLVQEFGYGWDEVHDEAEVLEHTISDRLLEGIDARLGRPRFDPHGDAIPDAEGRIDREPFVLLADAAPGHAGRVLRVSDQDPEVLRAVEAAGVTVGTEVVVTPGGVRVDGVDVEVGDAAAVIWLTA from the coding sequence GTGGCATCCCCCGCAGCTGACGACTACCTCAAGACCGTCTACGCGCACACGGAGTGGCAGGACTCTCCGATCACCCCGTCGGTGCTGGCAGCGAAGCTGGGCATCGCCCCGTCGTCGGTCACCGAGATGGTGAAGAAGCTCGCGTCAGCCGGGCTCGTCTCGCACGTGCCGTACGGAGCGGTGCGCCTCACGGATGCCGGAACGCAGCGGGCACTGGCGGTGATCCGGCGCCACCGCCTGATCGAGACCTGGCTCGTGCAGGAGTTCGGCTACGGGTGGGACGAGGTCCACGACGAGGCAGAGGTGCTCGAGCACACGATCAGCGATCGGCTCCTCGAGGGGATCGATGCCCGCCTCGGTCGTCCGCGGTTCGATCCGCACGGCGACGCGATTCCGGATGCCGAGGGGCGGATCGACCGGGAACCGTTCGTGCTGCTCGCGGATGCCGCGCCAGGGCATGCCGGCCGGGTGCTGCGCGTGAGCGATCAGGATCCCGAGGTCCTGCGGGCCGTGGAGGCCGCAGGGGTCACCGTCGGAACCGAGGTCGTCGTGACGCCGGGCGGCGTGCGCGTGGACGGCGTCGACGTCGAGGTGGGTGACGCGGCCGCGGTCATCTGGCTCACCGCCTGA
- a CDS encoding glycoside hydrolase family 10 protein encodes MPTTLTHESRRFSSAWVGTIGNLNFGKPADAADFDANYSAVLDDFEAWNMNAVIFQVRPLLDAYYPSQLNPWSEFLTGTQGTDPGYDPLARMVDATHERGMEYHAWLNPYRVTNTKMTAASILNALQLTADQVRALTIPEYIAALHAAGILASDNFAVQHPELVLAFDEKLFLDPGRPEVRDYVAASVAEIVENYDVDAIHFDDYFYPYRISVNGANVFFGSAGEDRATFEQYGLAAGYPDTAEGIEQWRRDNVIALITEVGDAIDAHNAEAGTAVRFGVSPFGIWEHIANDPAGSHTPTTSSQSYSSAIFADTRGWVQDELVDCLTPQIYFEQAWMNPEEVPNQILFNQKLDGIDGSVLFSYNDMRPSDLSALSDALKPRHQAKNDAIAQLKSGAFSYPTLTPAKPWLSTGAVNAPGA; translated from the coding sequence GTGCCGACCACGCTCACGCACGAGTCCCGCCGCTTCTCCAGCGCCTGGGTCGGCACGATCGGCAACCTCAACTTCGGGAAGCCCGCCGACGCAGCCGACTTCGACGCCAACTACTCCGCGGTGCTCGACGACTTCGAGGCGTGGAACATGAACGCCGTGATCTTCCAGGTGCGCCCGCTGCTCGACGCGTACTACCCCTCGCAGCTGAACCCCTGGTCGGAGTTCCTGACCGGCACTCAGGGCACCGACCCCGGATACGACCCGCTGGCCCGGATGGTCGACGCGACGCATGAGCGCGGCATGGAGTACCACGCCTGGCTCAACCCGTACCGCGTCACCAACACCAAGATGACGGCAGCGAGCATCCTCAACGCCCTCCAGCTCACCGCCGACCAGGTCAGGGCGCTCACCATCCCGGAGTACATCGCCGCCCTGCACGCCGCGGGGATCCTCGCGAGCGACAACTTCGCCGTGCAGCATCCGGAGCTCGTGCTGGCGTTCGACGAGAAGCTGTTCCTCGACCCCGGCCGTCCCGAGGTGCGCGACTACGTCGCGGCATCCGTCGCCGAGATCGTGGAGAACTACGACGTCGACGCCATCCACTTCGACGACTACTTCTACCCGTACCGGATCAGCGTCAACGGCGCGAACGTGTTCTTCGGCTCTGCCGGAGAAGACCGGGCCACCTTCGAGCAGTACGGCCTCGCCGCGGGATACCCCGACACGGCCGAGGGCATCGAGCAGTGGCGGCGCGACAACGTCATTGCCCTGATCACCGAGGTCGGCGACGCGATCGACGCGCACAACGCCGAGGCGGGAACGGCCGTGCGGTTCGGCGTCAGCCCCTTCGGGATCTGGGAGCACATCGCGAACGACCCGGCGGGATCGCACACGCCGACCACCTCGTCGCAGAGCTACAGCTCCGCGATCTTCGCCGATACCCGAGGCTGGGTGCAGGACGAGCTCGTCGACTGTCTGACCCCGCAGATCTACTTCGAGCAGGCCTGGATGAACCCCGAGGAGGTGCCGAACCAGATCCTGTTCAACCAGAAGCTCGACGGCATCGACGGCAGCGTGTTGTTCAGCTACAACGACATGCGACCCAGCGACCTCTCGGCCCTGTCGGATGCGCTGAAGCCCCGCCATCAGGCCAAGAACGATGCCATCGCGCAGCTGAAGTCCGGCGCGTTCTCCTATCCCACGCTCACGCCCGCCAAGCCGTGGCTCTCGACGGGCGCCGTGAACGCGCCGGGAGCGTGA